A window of the Spirochaetota bacterium genome harbors these coding sequences:
- the malQ gene encoding 4-alpha-glucanotransferase translates to MNLQRSSGALLHITSLPGKYGIGTLGPEATAFAERLRDAGMRYWQILPIGPVDAKLDYSPYASISAFAGNWHFISLEKLSAEKWFSAAPGPFPLPEGHAVPFEEAVAFKLPLLAKACDDFFAGASGEEIRSYEKFLESEGYWLDDYALFSAVAEETETTDWLEWDNDLSMRKPEALRRWRDLLKDRIRYHSFIQFLFFKQWADFRESCRDLGIEIIGDIPIYITMESADAWSNAEILQLDENTRLPLTVAGVPPDYFSNTGQRWGNPLYRWHQGKALCAETFSWWARRIRHLMKLADIIRIDHFRGFESYWSIPADETTAVNGKWVKGPGIQFFKKLHQELGHLHLIAEDLGVITPEVEKLRDDLDLPGMRILQFAFDFNNKNYYLPHNIDNPNCILYTGTHDNNTTNGWFYGTEIDENARRYIMEYLGLEDWSDFHWKLIRQAYRTVADMVIIPVQDILGFGPEFRMNRPGTAEGNWRFKLMEGSMTHDMTQRLRRMAQIYRRLPEDTGEDE, encoded by the coding sequence ATGAACCTCCAACGCTCGAGCGGGGCGCTGCTCCATATCACCAGCCTGCCGGGGAAATACGGCATCGGCACCCTCGGTCCTGAAGCCACGGCCTTCGCGGAGCGCCTCAGGGACGCGGGCATGCGATACTGGCAGATCCTGCCCATCGGCCCGGTTGACGCGAAGCTCGACTACTCTCCCTACGCGTCGATCTCCGCCTTCGCCGGCAACTGGCACTTCATCAGCCTGGAAAAACTTTCCGCAGAAAAGTGGTTCTCCGCCGCGCCGGGTCCCTTTCCCCTGCCGGAAGGCCACGCGGTCCCCTTTGAAGAGGCGGTCGCCTTCAAGCTCCCCCTTCTGGCAAAGGCCTGCGACGATTTTTTCGCCGGGGCATCGGGGGAAGAGATCCGCTCCTACGAAAAATTCCTCGAATCGGAGGGATACTGGCTGGATGACTATGCCCTCTTTTCCGCGGTCGCCGAGGAAACGGAAACCACGGACTGGCTGGAGTGGGATAACGATTTATCGATGCGCAAACCGGAGGCCCTCCGGCGCTGGAGAGATCTGCTGAAGGACCGGATCCGCTACCACAGCTTCATCCAGTTCTTATTCTTCAAACAGTGGGCGGATTTCCGGGAAAGCTGCCGTGACCTTGGCATCGAGATTATCGGCGACATACCTATCTATATAACCATGGAAAGCGCGGACGCGTGGTCCAACGCCGAAATCCTTCAGCTGGACGAAAATACGCGCCTGCCCCTCACCGTGGCCGGCGTTCCTCCCGATTATTTCAGCAATACGGGCCAGCGCTGGGGGAACCCCCTGTACCGCTGGCACCAGGGGAAGGCCCTGTGCGCTGAGACATTCAGCTGGTGGGCGCGCCGCATCCGCCATTTAATGAAGCTCGCGGACATCATCCGCATCGACCATTTCCGGGGATTTGAATCCTACTGGTCCATTCCCGCGGACGAAACGACCGCCGTCAACGGAAAGTGGGTCAAGGGCCCGGGCATCCAGTTCTTTAAAAAGCTCCACCAGGAGTTGGGGCATCTCCACCTCATAGCGGAAGACCTGGGAGTGATAACGCCGGAAGTCGAGAAGCTCCGGGACGACCTGGACCTGCCGGGCATGCGAATATTGCAGTTCGCCTTCGACTTCAACAATAAGAACTACTACCTGCCCCATAACATCGACAATCCAAACTGCATCCTCTATACCGGGACCCACGACAACAACACCACCAACGGCTGGTTCTACGGCACCGAGATCGACGAGAACGCCCGCCGCTACATCATGGAATACCTGGGCCTCGAGGACTGGTCCGATTTCCACTGGAAGCTGATCCGCCAGGCCTACCGCACCGTGGCCGACATGGTTATCATCCCGGTCCAGGACATCCTCGGCTTCGGTCCGGAATTCCGCATGAACCGGCCCGGCACCGCCGAAGGGAACTGGCGCTTCAAGCTCATGGAAGGGAGCATGACCCATGACATGACCCAACGGCTCAGGAGGATGGCACAGATCTACCGCAGGCTGCCGGAAGACACCGGGGAGGATGAATAA
- a CDS encoding TIGR04282 family arsenosugar biosynthesis glycosyltransferase, which yields MKKDAVILFLRYPERGKMKTPLSAELGDDAAYDLTICFIRDILGTLRAVEAETIIVGTGSTGKGPPGIFGGTLRLVQRGHDPGERLYHAFADVFSRGFSRAVLIGVDCPGISAVRIRQAFSELGNHEAVIGPANDGGYYLAGFHDRSVRPDFFRDISWGTGRVLAETIGKIEDTLMELSILPQLERIETANDLRRFADERERSAMAASTMNYVTLNRERLFGEK from the coding sequence ATGAAGAAGGATGCCGTTATTTTATTTCTCCGCTACCCGGAGAGGGGCAAAATGAAAACGCCCCTTTCGGCGGAGCTTGGCGATGACGCGGCCTATGATCTTACTATCTGCTTTATCAGGGATATACTCGGCACGCTCCGGGCGGTGGAAGCTGAAACCATCATAGTCGGTACCGGGTCAACCGGCAAAGGGCCGCCGGGGATTTTCGGCGGAACCCTCAGGCTGGTGCAGCGCGGCCACGATCCGGGGGAGCGCCTCTACCATGCCTTTGCAGACGTGTTTTCCCGCGGATTTTCCCGCGCGGTCCTGATCGGCGTTGATTGTCCCGGGATTTCCGCGGTCCGAATCAGGCAGGCCTTCAGCGAGCTGGGAAACCATGAGGCCGTCATCGGACCGGCCAATGACGGCGGATATTACCTGGCCGGATTCCATGACAGGTCGGTGCGGCCGGACTTTTTCCGGGACATTTCGTGGGGCACCGGCAGGGTCCTTGCGGAGACCATTGGAAAAATAGAGGATACCCTCATGGAGCTTTCCATCCTGCCGCAGCTTGAAAGAATCGAGACGGCCAACGATCTCAGGCGCTTCGCCGATGAGCGGGAACGGTCGGCCATGGCTGCGTCTACCATGAATTATGTGACGCTAAACAGGGAAAGGCTCTTTGGCGAAAAATGA
- a CDS encoding tryptophan-rich sensory protein, producing the protein MEADKKPVIIRLIISILIPQATGAIGGFLTAPAIGSWYAALNKPSFNPPDWIFGPVWTALYLMMGIALFLVWKNGLSRREAKLAVTAFGVQLALNLAWSYLFFYLHSPFGAFVEIIALWLAIAATLAFFMRISRAAGLLLVPYILWVSFAAVLNFFLWRLNI; encoded by the coding sequence ATGGAAGCGGATAAGAAACCGGTCATCATCAGGCTCATCATAAGCATACTCATTCCCCAGGCAACAGGCGCTATCGGCGGTTTCCTCACCGCCCCCGCCATTGGGTCATGGTACGCCGCCCTGAACAAGCCGTCTTTCAATCCTCCAGACTGGATCTTCGGGCCGGTGTGGACCGCCTTATACCTGATGATGGGGATAGCCCTCTTCCTGGTATGGAAAAACGGCCTGTCACGGAGAGAGGCAAAGCTTGCGGTTACGGCCTTCGGCGTCCAGCTTGCCCTCAATCTCGCCTGGTCATACCTCTTTTTCTACTTGCACAGTCCTTTCGGCGCCTTCGTCGAAATCATAGCCCTCTGGCTTGCCATCGCCGCGACCCTGGCTTTCTTCATGAGGATATCGCGGGCCGCTGGCCTCCTACTGGTGCCCTATATCCTCTGGGTAAGCTTCGCGGCAGTGCTCAATTTCTTCCTCTGGCGATTGAACATCTGA
- a CDS encoding GNAT family N-acetyltransferase produces MESKIEVKKVTDKKMMLEFIKVPWTAHIYDRDPAWVPPVIADRVKFFDPEHGYFFEHGEAEFFIAYKNGKPAGRITAHTDKRYEEKYSKDTGFFGFYECIDDLAVSKALFDTAREALRAKGKKKMNGPQSFTIYDEVGFDCINNGRMPVIGMFHYAHWYEKHALAYGLEKYEDWFCFMVKEDGLNWEPMFKIREQLQKQSDIRFYTTSKKEIPKRADDIKNIFNAAWEGNSGHLPFTDKQFAHLFDDLKLIVIPDLAIFAEKDGKTIGFILSIPDANPGFAELDGRLFPWRIVKLLWKVKRTKTLRTILLGVLPEYRGQNIDQILILMTIEIGIGLGYNQSDCSLIVETNKKMIGALKYVNADRYKGYRIFQINI; encoded by the coding sequence ATGGAATCAAAAATCGAAGTAAAAAAAGTAACCGATAAAAAAATGATGCTGGAATTCATCAAGGTGCCATGGACGGCCCATATCTATGATAGGGACCCGGCCTGGGTGCCTCCCGTCATCGCAGACCGCGTGAAATTCTTCGATCCCGAGCACGGTTACTTTTTCGAACATGGCGAGGCCGAGTTCTTTATCGCCTATAAAAACGGAAAGCCCGCGGGGAGGATAACCGCCCACACGGACAAGCGCTATGAGGAAAAATACAGCAAGGACACCGGCTTCTTCGGCTTCTATGAATGCATCGACGACCTGGCAGTATCAAAAGCCCTTTTCGATACGGCCCGGGAGGCCCTCCGCGCGAAGGGGAAGAAAAAGATGAACGGCCCCCAGAGCTTCACCATTTACGACGAGGTCGGCTTTGACTGCATCAATAACGGGAGGATGCCGGTCATCGGCATGTTCCATTACGCGCACTGGTATGAAAAACACGCCCTGGCCTACGGGCTGGAAAAATATGAAGACTGGTTCTGCTTCATGGTCAAGGAGGACGGCCTCAACTGGGAGCCGATGTTCAAAATCCGCGAACAGCTCCAGAAGCAGTCCGACATCAGGTTTTACACCACATCTAAGAAGGAGATACCCAAAAGGGCCGACGACATTAAGAACATCTTCAACGCTGCATGGGAAGGCAACTCCGGCCACCTTCCCTTCACGGACAAGCAGTTTGCCCATCTCTTTGACGATCTGAAGCTAATTGTCATTCCGGACCTTGCCATATTCGCGGAAAAGGACGGAAAGACCATCGGGTTCATCCTTTCCATACCGGACGCGAATCCCGGATTTGCCGAGCTTGACGGCAGGCTCTTTCCCTGGAGGATAGTCAAGCTCCTCTGGAAAGTGAAACGCACCAAGACGCTCAGAACGATCCTCCTGGGGGTTCTGCCCGAGTACCGGGGCCAGAATATAGACCAGATCCTTATCCTTATGACCATAGAAATAGGGATAGGCCTCGGATACAATCAATCGGACTGTTCCCTGATCGTGGAAACCAACAAGAAGATGATCGGCGCCCTGAAGTATGTCAACGCCGACCGCTACAAGGGCTATCGCATATTCCAGATCAATATCTGA
- a CDS encoding long-chain-fatty-acid--CoA ligase, with product MSNKMSRDTLGDISRRAAAKFNDKTAIVFRDKNFSFADLERKACSFANLMIRLGVKKGDKVAINSYNSHHYPISLLGLAKIGAIQVPINFMLNAEEIDYVVTHSGANIFLVEDSLLPVIQSKNNLFKNIKSWGLIPLAGSDIPSGFFDLDYEMSAVPADDPDVAVEAEDIVQIPYTSGTESRPKGAMLSHRALMTQYFSCMIDGQYEAQDVSLHGLPLFHCAQLHCFLMPFLYTGAENIILHKADPLEMMRCIEKYKVTHMFAPPTVWIGLLNHPRLRDFNLSSLKKAAYGASIMPVEIIKQLSDTFPGLRLWNYYGQTEMGPVATILKPEDQLQKPGSAGKAVINVETRLMDDDGNFVPVGSVGEIVHRSGQVMTGYLNDKEKSKEAFANGWFHSGDLGRFDEDGFLYVVDRKKDMIKTGGENVASREVEEVLYQHADIAEAAVIGLPDPKWIELVAAVVVLKKGSGASEKDIIDYCKNNLAGFKCPKRIILADSLPKNPSGKILKRELKEMFASVN from the coding sequence ATGTCCAATAAGATGAGTAGAGATACCTTAGGAGATATTTCCCGAAGAGCAGCGGCAAAATTCAATGATAAAACAGCCATAGTTTTTAGAGACAAAAACTTTTCATTTGCCGACCTTGAGCGAAAGGCATGCTCCTTTGCCAATCTGATGATCCGACTGGGTGTCAAAAAGGGTGACAAGGTAGCCATAAATTCTTACAATTCCCATCACTATCCCATAAGCCTCCTGGGACTCGCAAAAATAGGCGCAATCCAGGTGCCGATCAATTTCATGCTCAACGCCGAAGAGATCGATTACGTGGTCACCCATTCCGGGGCTAACATATTCCTCGTGGAAGACTCCCTGCTTCCCGTGATCCAGTCAAAGAACAATCTCTTCAAAAACATAAAGTCATGGGGGCTGATACCCCTGGCGGGTTCCGATATCCCCTCGGGCTTCTTTGACCTTGACTATGAAATGTCCGCCGTGCCGGCGGACGATCCCGATGTCGCGGTTGAAGCCGAGGATATCGTCCAGATCCCCTACACCAGCGGCACCGAATCCAGGCCCAAGGGCGCCATGCTGTCCCACCGGGCCCTCATGACCCAGTACTTCAGCTGCATGATAGACGGCCAGTACGAGGCGCAGGACGTGAGCCTCCACGGCCTCCCCCTGTTTCACTGCGCCCAGCTCCACTGCTTCCTCATGCCCTTTCTCTATACCGGGGCCGAGAATATAATTCTGCACAAGGCGGATCCGCTGGAGATGATGCGGTGCATCGAGAAATACAAGGTCACCCACATGTTTGCGCCCCCCACGGTCTGGATAGGCCTGCTCAACCATCCGCGCCTGCGGGACTTCAACCTGTCAAGCCTCAAGAAGGCCGCCTACGGCGCCAGCATCATGCCGGTGGAGATCATCAAGCAGCTGTCCGACACGTTCCCGGGGCTCCGCCTCTGGAATTACTACGGCCAGACCGAGATGGGACCGGTCGCGACCATCCTCAAGCCCGAGGACCAGCTCCAGAAGCCCGGCTCGGCCGGCAAGGCGGTCATCAACGTCGAGACCCGCCTGATGGACGATGACGGCAACTTCGTCCCCGTCGGCTCCGTGGGCGAGATCGTGCACCGCTCCGGCCAGGTCATGACCGGATACCTGAACGATAAGGAAAAATCAAAGGAGGCCTTCGCCAACGGCTGGTTCCACAGCGGCGACCTGGGCAGGTTCGACGAGGACGGATTCCTCTACGTGGTGGACCGCAAGAAGGACATGATCAAGACCGGAGGGGAGAACGTGGCGTCCCGCGAGGTGGAGGAAGTGCTTTACCAGCACGCCGATATCGCAGAGGCGGCCGTTATCGGCCTTCCCGACCCGAAATGGATAGAGCTGGTCGCGGCGGTGGTCGTACTGAAAAAAGGCTCCGGCGCGTCCGAAAAAGATATCATCGACTACTGCAAGAATAATCTTGCCGGGTTCAAGTGCCCCAAGAGAATCATTCTCGCGGACAGTCTGCCGAAGAACCCTTCGGGGAAGATTTTAAAACGGGAGCTGAAAGAAATGTTCGCTTCGGTGAACTGA
- a CDS encoding response regulator — MKVLETTILIVDDEEHLQENLVAYLEDEGYIVDTASSGEAGIAQVNRRKFDIGIIDMRLPGMDGNAFILRAHRIQPSMKFLIHTGSMTYVLPQSLMDIGIRTEQVFQKPVIDMEAMIRAIRELVGEN; from the coding sequence GTGAAGGTATTGGAAACGACCATTCTTATCGTGGACGACGAGGAACACCTCCAGGAAAACCTTGTGGCATACCTGGAGGACGAGGGCTATATCGTGGACACCGCATCGAGCGGAGAGGCAGGCATCGCGCAGGTCAACAGGCGGAAATTCGATATCGGCATCATCGATATGCGCCTGCCCGGCATGGACGGCAACGCCTTCATATTGAGGGCACACCGGATACAGCCGTCGATGAAGTTCCTCATCCATACCGGCTCCATGACCTACGTCCTTCCACAGTCATTGATGGACATCGGCATCCGCACGGAGCAGGTCTTCCAGAAGCCCGTCATCGACATGGAGGCCATGATACGCGCCATACGCGAATTAGTCGGGGAGAATTGA
- a CDS encoding UPF0182 family protein → MNKKIIIATTVFVIAYALITFSSGFYADLEWFRVYNGLKIFWVLFFTKFNVHFLFALIFIGIFSFNFLLIRLLGGKGRIFTNNILNRLQLPVLGSPKRALFILLAVSVVVAGFMMGGAASSFWKEYLMFMNAVPFTGFPSDPIFGMDLGFYVFRLPFLQFLYGWLMSALVITALFSIVFHVVNGGIIFNNAKLELSLFARAHISTLLAMIVFLFGLGYKLDAYGLLFSKIGKFYGAGYTAVHANLLAYNVAMAIAFIASALFLFNIFKRSFKLPLILLAAIVPVFFILGKVFPGIQQRFIVEPNEFEKEKAYIEYNIKYTRIAYDIEKVRETPFANKQNLTYQDIARNRNTLENVRLWDWRPLKQTYKQMQELKPYYFFNDVDVDRYMIKNRKSAVNVSARELSIDRLGKNSQTWQNQRLLYTHGYGVVLSRVDKITSEGQPEMLIYDIPPKFDVDIPIDRPEIYFGEHNNSYIITNTSMMEFDYPYGDVNKFTVYKGSGGVRLDSVFKRMLYAAAFKDINILISGTIDGNSRIHYRRNIVEMAREFTPFLDFDTDPYLVISDKKLYWIIDAYTTSDQFPYSTPISIGNRKINYLRNSVKIVIDAYNGSMDYYVSDEKDPIIKVYQNIFPGIFKKMSAMPADLKNHLRYPESYFTVQSRTLLRYHMTDPHVFYNNEDAWHIARQVFESKEEPVHSYYLVTRLPDEKRDEFILIMPFTPYKKDNMIAFLTVKCDMPDYGELKLYMLPKDKLSYGPLQVEARINQNPEISKQLTLWSQKGSSIIRGNMLAIPIEESILFIEPLYLKAESSEMPELKRVIVAFSDKIVMEKDLPSALERLFSGTTFIDTGLTEGSLETRLRDLAVRAMNHYNQAEASMREGNWARYGEHINMLKEILERMNSLR, encoded by the coding sequence ATGAACAAAAAAATTATCATAGCCACAACTGTCTTCGTCATAGCATACGCGTTGATCACCTTCTCATCCGGCTTCTATGCCGACCTTGAATGGTTCAGGGTATATAACGGTCTCAAGATATTCTGGGTCCTCTTTTTCACGAAATTCAACGTCCACTTCCTCTTCGCCCTCATATTCATCGGCATTTTTTCATTCAACTTTCTCCTGATACGGCTTCTCGGCGGAAAGGGACGCATATTCACGAACAACATCCTCAACCGCCTCCAGCTGCCGGTCCTCGGATCGCCGAAGAGGGCCCTCTTCATACTCCTGGCGGTCAGCGTTGTCGTCGCCGGATTCATGATGGGCGGCGCTGCGTCGTCCTTCTGGAAGGAATACCTGATGTTCATGAACGCGGTCCCCTTCACGGGATTCCCCAGCGACCCGATCTTCGGCATGGACCTGGGATTCTACGTGTTCAGGCTCCCGTTCCTCCAGTTCCTTTACGGCTGGCTCATGTCGGCCCTGGTCATAACGGCGCTTTTTTCCATCGTATTCCATGTTGTCAACGGCGGCATAATTTTCAACAACGCGAAGCTCGAACTATCCCTCTTCGCCCGGGCTCACATCTCGACGCTCCTGGCGATGATCGTTTTCCTCTTCGGCCTCGGGTACAAGCTGGACGCCTACGGGCTCCTCTTCTCCAAGATCGGCAAGTTCTACGGCGCGGGGTACACGGCCGTGCACGCGAACCTCCTCGCCTACAACGTCGCCATGGCCATAGCGTTCATTGCATCGGCCCTCTTCCTGTTCAACATCTTCAAGCGGAGCTTCAAGCTCCCCCTCATCCTTCTCGCGGCGATCGTGCCGGTCTTCTTCATCCTGGGCAAGGTCTTCCCCGGGATCCAGCAGCGGTTCATCGTGGAGCCGAACGAATTTGAGAAGGAAAAGGCCTACATCGAGTACAACATCAAGTACACGCGTATCGCCTACGACATCGAGAAGGTGCGCGAAACGCCCTTCGCCAACAAGCAGAACCTCACCTACCAGGACATCGCCAGGAACCGGAACACCCTGGAGAACGTGAGGCTGTGGGACTGGCGTCCCCTGAAACAGACCTACAAGCAGATGCAGGAGCTCAAGCCCTACTACTTTTTTAACGATGTCGACGTCGACCGCTACATGATCAAGAACCGGAAGAGCGCAGTGAACGTGTCCGCGCGGGAGCTCTCGATCGACCGCCTCGGCAAAAACAGCCAGACCTGGCAGAACCAGCGGCTCCTCTACACCCACGGCTACGGCGTCGTCCTGTCCCGGGTGGACAAGATCACCTCTGAAGGCCAGCCGGAGATGCTCATCTACGATATCCCGCCCAAGTTCGACGTCGATATCCCCATTGACCGGCCTGAAATCTATTTCGGCGAGCATAACAATTCCTATATTATCACGAACACTTCCATGATGGAATTCGACTACCCATACGGAGACGTGAACAAGTTCACGGTCTACAAGGGCTCCGGGGGCGTCCGGCTCGACTCAGTCTTCAAGCGCATGCTCTACGCCGCGGCTTTCAAGGACATCAACATCCTCATCTCCGGGACCATTGACGGCAACAGCCGCATCCATTACCGCCGGAACATCGTCGAGATGGCGCGGGAATTCACCCCGTTCCTCGACTTTGACACCGATCCGTACCTGGTCATATCCGACAAAAAGCTCTACTGGATCATCGACGCCTATACCACGTCCGACCAGTTCCCCTACTCCACCCCGATCTCGATCGGTAATAGAAAGATCAACTACCTGCGCAACAGCGTCAAGATCGTCATCGACGCCTACAACGGCTCCATGGACTATTACGTGTCCGATGAAAAGGACCCGATCATCAAGGTATACCAGAACATATTCCCGGGCATCTTCAAAAAGATGTCGGCAATGCCCGCGGACCTGAAAAACCACCTCCGCTACCCGGAAAGCTATTTCACCGTTCAGTCGCGCACGCTCCTGCGCTATCACATGACCGATCCCCATGTATTCTACAACAACGAGGACGCCTGGCATATCGCCCGCCAGGTCTTCGAGAGCAAGGAGGAGCCTGTCCACAGCTATTACCTCGTGACCAGGCTCCCCGACGAGAAGCGGGACGAGTTCATCCTCATCATGCCCTTTACACCCTACAAGAAGGACAACATGATCGCCTTCCTCACGGTCAAGTGCGACATGCCCGATTACGGCGAGCTGAAGCTCTACATGCTCCCCAAGGATAAGCTTTCCTACGGGCCCCTCCAGGTGGAGGCGCGCATTAACCAGAACCCGGAAATATCCAAGCAGCTCACCCTCTGGAGCCAGAAAGGGTCCAGCATCATCAGGGGGAACATGCTGGCGATCCCCATCGAGGAATCGATCCTCTTCATCGAGCCGCTCTACCTGAAGGCGGAATCGAGCGAAATGCCGGAGCTCAAGCGGGTCATCGTGGCCTTCTCGGACAAGATCGTCATGGAGAAGGACCTGCCCAGCGCGCTGGAGCGGCTCTTCTCCGGAACGACCTTCATCGACACCGGCCTTACGGAGGGCTCCCTGGAGACGAGGCTGCGCGACCTGGCCGTGCGGGCCATGAACCACTACAACCAGGCCGAAGCCAGCATGCGGGAAGGAAACTGGGCCAGGTACGGAGAGCATATCAACATGCTCAAGGAAATACTGGAGAGGATGAACAGCCTGCGTTAA
- a CDS encoding response regulator — translation MDDKSHIVILTIEDEDILRSNIVTYLEDSGYSVIEAADGQRGLDLFSQRNPGLVLLDLRMPGIGGLEVLAQIRKKSPNTPVIIVSGTGNIIDAIEAIHLGASDFITKPILEMQVLEYAITKAMERTRLLEENERYRLHLEDEIRKRTSALEKTTAELQELNRILTIEIKERILVEEALTKSVSSLERSIEGTISTLSSIAEIRDPFTGGHQQRVARLSRAIAQELKLSEDEIKGVYVSAMLHDIGKISIPGEILVKTGDLNPIEYKYIMQHCQAGYDVLKMIEFPWPVAQIVLQHHENLDGSGYPQGLTGDGILLYAKIIRVADVVESMVSHRPYRKALGKEPAIREITDKAKTHYDPRVVQACVDLFQKKNFSFEDASSVHAADAVKTN, via the coding sequence TTGGATGATAAATCCCACATCGTGATCCTGACTATAGAAGACGAGGACATTCTCAGAAGCAACATCGTAACCTATCTTGAAGACAGCGGCTACAGCGTCATTGAGGCGGCCGATGGGCAGAGGGGGCTCGACTTGTTCAGCCAGCGCAATCCGGGCCTGGTACTGCTTGACCTGCGCATGCCGGGAATAGGCGGGCTGGAGGTGCTGGCGCAAATTCGGAAAAAATCGCCCAACACGCCGGTCATCATCGTATCCGGAACCGGCAATATCATAGACGCCATCGAAGCAATCCACCTGGGAGCCTCGGATTTCATCACCAAGCCGATCCTGGAGATGCAGGTCCTTGAATACGCCATCACCAAGGCCATGGAGCGAACGCGCCTGCTTGAGGAAAACGAGCGCTACCGCCTCCACCTGGAGGATGAGATACGAAAAAGGACATCCGCCCTTGAAAAGACCACCGCCGAGCTCCAGGAGCTCAACAGGATCCTCACGATCGAGATAAAAGAGAGGATCCTCGTCGAGGAGGCCTTGACGAAATCCGTATCCAGCCTCGAGCGATCCATCGAGGGCACCATCAGCACCCTTTCGTCCATCGCGGAAATACGCGACCCCTTTACCGGCGGCCACCAGCAGCGGGTGGCCAGGCTCTCCCGGGCCATCGCGCAGGAGCTGAAGCTGTCGGAAGACGAGATCAAGGGAGTGTATGTGTCGGCCATGCTTCACGATATCGGAAAGATATCGATACCGGGAGAAATACTGGTCAAGACCGGCGACCTCAATCCCATAGAATACAAATACATCATGCAGCACTGCCAGGCCGGCTACGATGTCCTGAAAATGATAGAGTTCCCGTGGCCCGTCGCGCAGATCGTGCTCCAGCACCATGAGAATCTCGATGGATCGGGCTACCCCCAGGGCCTGACCGGCGACGGCATACTTCTCTACGCCAAGATAATTCGCGTGGCCGATGTCGTCGAATCAATGGTTTCGCACCGTCCCTACCGGAAAGCCCTCGGCAAAGAGCCGGCCATCCGGGAGATAACGGACAAAGCGAAAACACACTATGACCCCCGCGTGGTGCAGGCCTGCGTGGACCTTTTTCAAAAGAAAAATTTTTCCTTTGAGGACGCGTCGAGTGTACACGCTGCCGATGCGGTCAAGACCAACTGA
- a CDS encoding pyridoxal phosphate-dependent aminotransferase: MISHKVLGVKPFMVMDVMARAEELEHDGKDIIHLEVGEPDFKTPEVVREAAIEAIRSGKTHYTHAMGILELRQEICDYYHREYGVSFSPDQVLVTSGTSPAMLLMMLSILEPDEEVIVSNPHYACYPNFIEAVGGRVVEVRTHPDDGFQYRPEQIRSVMTGKTKAIMINSPSNPTGIVMTEKNMEEIAGFGNQFILSDEIYHGLVYEGRAHSILEYTDRAFVINGFSKLYAMTGWRLGYLIFPKEFSRVMERLHQNFAISANSFVQIAGIAALRHSGPDIERMKSTYNERRVYMIRRLKELGFRLHVEPTGAFYVFADASHFCTDSYHEAFRILDTVRVGVTPGIDFGSGGEGFLRFSYANSLENIKEGLDRIEKYLKGRV, encoded by the coding sequence ATGATCTCCCACAAGGTGCTTGGCGTGAAGCCCTTCATGGTCATGGACGTGATGGCCCGGGCGGAGGAGCTGGAGCACGACGGCAAGGACATCATTCACCTGGAAGTGGGCGAGCCCGATTTCAAGACCCCGGAAGTCGTCCGCGAGGCGGCCATCGAGGCGATCAGGTCAGGGAAAACCCACTACACCCATGCCATGGGCATCCTCGAGCTGCGGCAGGAGATCTGCGATTATTATCACCGGGAATACGGCGTCTCCTTTTCGCCGGACCAGGTCCTGGTGACCTCCGGCACCTCGCCGGCGATGCTCCTCATGATGCTGTCCATCCTCGAGCCGGACGAAGAGGTGATCGTGTCGAACCCGCACTATGCCTGCTATCCCAATTTCATCGAAGCCGTGGGCGGCAGGGTTGTGGAGGTGCGCACCCATCCGGATGACGGGTTCCAGTACCGGCCGGAGCAGATCCGCTCGGTCATGACCGGGAAGACCAAGGCCATCATGATCAATTCGCCGTCCAATCCCACCGGGATCGTCATGACCGAGAAAAACATGGAGGAGATCGCCGGGTTCGGGAACCAGTTCATCCTCTCCGACGAGATTTACCACGGCCTGGTGTACGAGGGGAGAGCCCATTCGATCCTGGAATACACGGACAGGGCCTTTGTCATAAACGGCTTTTCCAAGCTCTACGCAATGACCGGGTGGCGCCTCGGGTATCTGATCTTCCCGAAAGAATTTTCCCGCGTCATGGAGCGGCTCCACCAGAACTTCGCCATATCGGCCAACAGCTTCGTTCAGATCGCGGGCATCGCCGCGCTCCGGCACAGCGGTCCTGACATCGAGCGGATGAAATCGACCTACAACGAGCGGCGCGTGTACATGATCCGCCGCCTCAAGGAGCTGGGCTTCCGGCTCCACGTGGAGCCCACCGGAGCGTTTTACGTCTTCGCCGACGCAAGCCACTTCTGCACAGACTCGTACCATGAGGCTTTCAGGATCCTTGACACCGTCAGGGTGGGTGTCACCCCGGGCATCGATTTCGGCTCCGGTGGAGAGGGCTTTCTCAGGTTTTCCTACGCCAATTCACTGGAGAACATCAAGGAAGGCCTTGACCGGATCGAGAAATACCTGAAAGGGCGCGTATAG